One part of the Clostridium thermosuccinogenes genome encodes these proteins:
- a CDS encoding FMN-binding protein: MNIRKFVATGLSLIIAAGLMAGCGTSNKDTGSEKTQAGKYADGVYFAQQDQYDESSGWKSIVTLEVKDGKITKADWNALSIKGGDDKKTASKNGTYGMKAKGNASAEWHEQAEKVEAYLIETQDPTKIKYSDEEGHTDAISGATIHVNDFFELAKKALDNGPLAKGPYKDGFYRAEADDFDANSGWKGTVDITVVGGNIVAANWNAVHKDGGDDKKTASIKGDYGMKAKGNASAEWHEQAEKVEAYLIKTQDPKKIEYSDNEGHTDAISGATIHVNEFFTLAEKALANAK; the protein is encoded by the coding sequence ATGAATATAAGAAAATTCGTAGCAACAGGCTTATCACTCATAATTGCCGCCGGTCTTATGGCAGGCTGCGGAACATCAAACAAGGACACAGGCAGTGAAAAAACTCAGGCAGGAAAATACGCAGATGGAGTTTATTTTGCACAACAGGATCAGTACGATGAAAGCAGCGGTTGGAAATCCATAGTAACTCTGGAAGTAAAGGACGGAAAAATTACTAAAGCTGACTGGAACGCCCTCAGCATTAAAGGAGGCGACGACAAGAAAACGGCCTCTAAAAATGGTACTTACGGTATGAAGGCAAAAGGTAATGCTTCTGCAGAATGGCATGAGCAGGCAGAAAAGGTAGAGGCATACCTGATAGAGACTCAGGATCCGACAAAAATAAAATATTCGGATGAGGAAGGCCATACCGACGCAATATCAGGCGCTACAATACATGTAAATGATTTCTTTGAACTGGCCAAAAAAGCTCTGGATAACGGACCGCTTGCAAAAGGACCATACAAGGACGGATTCTATCGTGCTGAAGCAGATGATTTTGATGCTAATTCCGGATGGAAGGGCACGGTGGATATAACTGTTGTCGGCGGTAATATTGTAGCTGCAAACTGGAATGCTGTACATAAGGATGGCGGCGACGACAAGAAGACGGCTTCTATAAAGGGCGATTACGGCATGAAAGCAAAGGGTAATGCTTCTGCAGAATGGCATGAGCAGGCAGAAAAAGTAGAGGCATACCTGATTAAAACCCAGGATCCGAAAAAGATAGAGTACTCGGATAACGAAGGGCATACCGATGCAATATCCGGTGCCACAATACATGTAAATGAGTTCTTTACTCTGGCTGAGAAAGCTCTTGCAAATGCTAAATAA
- a CDS encoding cob(I)yrinic acid a,c-diamide adenosyltransferase: protein MVKGLVHIYTGDGKGKTTAALGLGMRAYGSGLVVLMVQFLKSMETGEKKVIDEFLPGFKMHRGKGASKFTWDMTPDELKELKAEVHDLFKYAQDAALKGDCDLLILDEILGCIAGEFLSVREVTDFLKNKPEGLEVVLTGRNAPSEIIELADYVSEIKCIKHPYQKGIPGRKGIEF from the coding sequence ATTGTGAAAGGTCTGGTTCACATATATACCGGAGATGGTAAAGGGAAGACGACGGCTGCACTGGGACTGGGAATGAGGGCATATGGCAGTGGACTTGTTGTCCTCATGGTACAGTTTCTAAAGAGCATGGAAACCGGCGAGAAGAAAGTGATTGATGAATTTTTGCCGGGGTTCAAAATGCACAGGGGAAAAGGAGCAAGCAAATTTACCTGGGATATGACCCCCGATGAATTGAAGGAATTGAAGGCCGAAGTGCATGATCTGTTTAAGTATGCTCAGGACGCGGCCTTAAAGGGAGACTGCGATCTTCTGATACTGGATGAAATATTGGGCTGCATAGCCGGAGAATTCCTTTCAGTAAGGGAAGTAACGGATTTCCTGAAAAATAAACCGGAGGGGCTTGAGGTTGTTTTGACCGGAAGAAATGCGCCCTCTGAGATTATTGAGCTGGCGGATTATGTTTCAGAAATTAAGTGCATAAAGCACCCTTATCAAAAAGGAATTCCGGGGAGAAAAGGCATAGAGTTTTAA
- a CDS encoding ABC transporter substrate-binding protein: MKRIISLLIVIMMTVGIVAGCGQNAGNGTMNEKSSESSVAPENTGESQDGSDQSAGTAENQEEAVTDEFPLTVKDAGGFEMTIEKKPEKIASLTLGTDEMLLSLVDSSRIVALSSMADMEGTSNIVEEAKAFPNKISSQSLETIISLSPDLLFASSWTDVNLLEQLRDAGIVVYCYESPNSIDQQKDTIREIAKLVGEKEKGEELIAWMDQKLKEVEDKIKSLKEDEKLSALYYDSSTYTYGKNTSFDDVVTRAGMRNVVSEAGLDGWPQISKEEIVKLNPDVIIVPSVSWTEQTPEAFAEELRKDPGLKEVSAVKNNRVFIISDAHRSAISQYIVYGVEDLAKAAYPDLFK; this comes from the coding sequence ATGAAAAGGATAATATCATTATTAATCGTAATTATGATGACGGTAGGGATTGTTGCCGGCTGCGGACAGAATGCAGGAAACGGCACGATGAATGAAAAAAGCAGCGAAAGCAGCGTAGCACCGGAAAACACCGGGGAAAGCCAGGATGGCAGTGATCAGTCAGCCGGTACTGCTGAAAATCAGGAGGAGGCTGTGACTGATGAATTCCCTCTGACAGTGAAGGATGCCGGCGGGTTTGAGATGACTATAGAAAAGAAGCCGGAAAAGATAGCTTCCCTGACCTTGGGAACCGATGAAATGCTTCTTTCTCTTGTGGACAGCAGCAGGATAGTTGCCCTGTCCAGCATGGCAGATATGGAAGGAACCTCAAACATTGTTGAGGAAGCGAAAGCGTTTCCCAATAAAATATCATCCCAAAGTCTTGAAACTATAATCAGCTTGAGTCCGGATCTCCTCTTTGCATCCAGCTGGACCGATGTCAATTTGCTTGAACAGCTCAGGGATGCAGGTATAGTAGTTTACTGCTATGAATCTCCCAATAGCATTGACCAGCAAAAGGACACCATAAGAGAAATCGCCAAACTGGTGGGAGAGAAGGAAAAGGGTGAAGAGCTCATTGCCTGGATGGACCAGAAGCTAAAAGAGGTTGAGGATAAGATAAAGAGCCTCAAGGAGGATGAAAAGCTGTCAGCCCTTTATTATGACAGTTCAACCTATACCTATGGGAAAAATACTTCCTTTGATGATGTTGTTACCAGAGCCGGAATGAGAAATGTGGTTTCAGAAGCCGGACTTGATGGTTGGCCTCAGATTTCCAAAGAGGAGATCGTAAAGCTGAATCCTGATGTAATAATAGTACCTTCCGTATCATGGACAGAACAAACGCCGGAGGCTTTTGCCGAAGAGCTTAGAAAGGACCCGGGCCTTAAAGAAGTAAGTGCAGTCAAAAACAACAGGGTCTTTATAATATCCGATGCCCATAGATCCGCCATATCCCAATACATAGTCTATGGGGTGGAAGATCTGGCAAAGGCAGCATATCCTGATCTTTTCAAGTAA
- a CDS encoding FecCD family ABC transporter permease yields the protein MKKPQKKFIIAMLLALMAVVVFATAVGAVYVPFAQTVKIILKNFGLIKNVEFQSGQESIIFYIRFPRVLVAVMVGAALATSGAVMQGIFRNPMADPGTLGVSSGASLGAVVAIALGLTTRSLYVMPVFAAAGALTVAFVIFVLSLRSGKISPLTLILSGIAVSMFVNAITSVVLSFARSDQIKEYIFWTTGGLGSRRWEHLAIGIGPILVCGALLFLFSRELNVLMLGEEEAYALGLDPSKARKIMLFLSSITTAAAVSVSGNISFVGLIVPHIMRLIVGPDHRALLPASAVGGALFLVLCDVVARTVIQPEEIGVGIITSLLGAPYFLSLLIKTRKEGALL from the coding sequence TTGAAAAAACCCCAGAAAAAATTTATAATTGCGATGCTTCTGGCACTGATGGCGGTGGTCGTATTTGCCACCGCCGTAGGGGCTGTATATGTTCCTTTTGCACAGACTGTAAAAATCATACTTAAAAATTTTGGCTTAATAAAGAATGTTGAATTCCAATCCGGTCAGGAATCCATCATATTCTACATACGGTTTCCGAGAGTCCTGGTAGCGGTGATGGTGGGAGCAGCTCTTGCAACTTCCGGAGCGGTGATGCAGGGAATATTCAGAAATCCTATGGCTGATCCCGGTACGCTGGGCGTTTCCAGCGGAGCCAGTCTCGGCGCAGTTGTTGCAATAGCGTTGGGGCTTACTACCAGAAGCCTGTATGTGATGCCTGTTTTTGCTGCTGCCGGAGCTCTGACAGTAGCTTTTGTAATATTCGTGTTATCCCTCAGGAGTGGCAAAATATCGCCCCTTACCCTTATTCTTTCAGGAATAGCTGTAAGCATGTTTGTGAATGCCATTACTTCCGTCGTGCTTTCCTTTGCCAGAAGCGACCAGATTAAAGAGTATATATTCTGGACGACCGGCGGATTGGGTTCGAGAAGATGGGAGCACCTTGCTATAGGTATTGGTCCCATACTGGTATGCGGTGCATTGCTGTTTCTTTTTTCCAGGGAACTCAATGTTCTCATGCTGGGGGAGGAAGAAGCATACGCTTTGGGGCTGGACCCTTCTAAAGCAAGGAAGATAATGTTGTTTCTTTCTTCCATAACTACTGCTGCTGCTGTAAGTGTCAGCGGCAATATCAGCTTTGTGGGCCTTATTGTTCCCCATATCATGAGGTTGATCGTGGGGCCGGATCATAGGGCGCTGCTGCCTGCCAGCGCGGTGGGAGGAGCGTTGTTTCTGGTTTTGTGCGATGTGGTGGCAAGGACTGTGATACAGCCTGAAGAAATTGGAGTGGGAATCATCACTTCCCTTCTGGGTGCTCCATATTTTCTGTCCCTTCTTATAAAGACCAGGAAGGAAGGTGCTTTATTGTAA
- a CDS encoding ABC transporter ATP-binding protein — MVDSKGQAVVIKDLHFRVNGLEILKGINLTVNKGEFVGLIGPNGAGKTTLLKCINGINKAEGTILIDGTPLNQLKEKEIARNVALMHQDTSISFPFPALDVVLMGRYPHLKRMQRESANDYKIARKHMEYTDTLKFEKKPVTQISGGERQRVIFARVLTQETEIILLDEPAASLDISHQEQIFKYCCELIAAGKTVIAAVHDLKIAARYCSKLVLIQGGRIIAQGIPEEVLTSQNMSKAYGVNAIVYRDKVTGQLDFYLYNGRDDVRGTSVHVLGGGGSASGVIRELFEKGYKISTGVLAHGDSDLMCAEIFGIDYIACEPFSEISDEAFALNVDKIKDAQITILCNMPFGKQNIRNLEAAQYANRLIIIEDDPPEARDFTDGKALRLYGLLRQRAEVVPSARLHEVIKILQV; from the coding sequence ATGGTGGACAGCAAAGGACAAGCAGTAGTGATAAAAGACCTTCATTTCAGGGTTAACGGGTTGGAAATACTAAAGGGTATAAATCTGACCGTTAATAAGGGAGAGTTTGTGGGGCTGATAGGACCTAACGGTGCCGGAAAGACGACCCTTTTAAAATGCATAAACGGCATTAATAAAGCAGAAGGCACTATATTGATAGACGGAACTCCCCTTAATCAGCTTAAAGAAAAGGAAATAGCCAGGAATGTCGCCCTCATGCATCAGGACACATCCATATCCTTTCCTTTCCCGGCTTTGGATGTAGTGCTGATGGGAAGGTACCCCCACTTAAAAAGGATGCAGAGGGAGAGTGCCAATGACTATAAAATTGCTCGCAAGCATATGGAATATACCGATACGCTTAAGTTTGAAAAGAAACCGGTTACTCAGATTTCCGGAGGAGAGAGGCAGAGGGTTATTTTCGCCAGGGTGCTTACCCAGGAGACGGAAATAATACTTCTGGATGAGCCTGCCGCAAGCCTTGACATATCCCATCAGGAGCAGATTTTCAAATACTGCTGTGAATTGATTGCCGCAGGAAAGACAGTTATAGCGGCAGTGCATGACCTGAAAATAGCAGCTCGTTACTGTTCGAAGCTTGTCCTCATTCAAGGGGGAAGAATTATAGCTCAAGGTATCCCGGAAGAGGTGTTGACTTCACAGAATATGTCCAAAGCGTACGGTGTGAATGCGATTGTTTACAGGGATAAAGTCACAGGACAGTTGGATTTTTACCTATACAACGGCCGGGATGATGTCCGTGGAACATCGGTGCATGTGCTGGGGGGAGGGGGCTCGGCTTCCGGAGTTATAAGGGAGCTATTTGAAAAGGGCTACAAGATTTCCACAGGGGTTCTTGCCCATGGAGACAGCGACCTTATGTGTGCAGAAATCTTCGGCATAGACTATATAGCCTGTGAGCCTTTCAGCGAAATATCGGATGAAGCTTTTGCCTTAAATGTGGATAAGATAAAAGATGCCCAGATCACCATTTTATGCAACATGCCTTTTGGAAAGCAGAACATAAGAAACCTGGAAGCAGCTCAGTATGCCAACAGGCTTATTATCATAGAGGATGATCCGCCGGAGGCCAGGGATTTTACCGATGGAAAAGCTTTAAGGCTGTATGGACTTCTGAGACAGAGGGCAGAAGTTGTCCCATCAGCAAGGCTTCATGAAGTGATTAAGATTTTACAGGTTTAG
- a CDS encoding DNA polymerase IV: protein MGRAILLVDMNAFFISCEMSRNPALKGKPAAVAGDPKNRTGIILTANYEARKYKIKTTMLVHEAKKLCPDLILIPPDHEFYEQKSREVMNILRRYSPVIEQNSIDEAWLDITGCEVLFGTPVEIAQKIMKDIMNELDLWCSIGISENKFLAKMASEMKKPLGITEVWQKDVKEKIWPLPVREMYGIGRQTEKKLSNLAIYTIGDLACCDRKLLTKNLGKWGEELQKLANGIDLSPVTEHPHHDSKSISRSTTLPRDITDIDEAKTVLLRLSEEVGAEARAYGYKGRTVSITIKYKDFHSITRQKSINPTYLTRDIYRTGISLLEENWDKHRPVRLLGIGLDNFNDSDDMERQISLFDIMEEADSSTSGSRVREENLEKAIDSIRAKYGKDIVKRAKVIGNNLISSSSAEKKDPFSI, encoded by the coding sequence ATGGGAAGGGCTATATTGCTGGTGGATATGAATGCCTTTTTTATAAGCTGTGAAATGTCCAGGAATCCTGCTCTAAAGGGCAAGCCGGCAGCAGTTGCAGGTGACCCTAAAAACCGCACCGGCATAATCCTCACAGCCAATTACGAAGCGCGGAAATATAAAATTAAAACTACCATGCTGGTGCATGAAGCAAAAAAACTCTGTCCAGATCTTATTCTCATCCCTCCCGACCATGAATTTTATGAGCAAAAATCCCGGGAAGTGATGAATATTCTCAGGAGATACTCTCCGGTCATTGAGCAAAACAGCATAGATGAAGCATGGCTGGATATCACCGGCTGTGAAGTCCTTTTTGGAACACCTGTTGAGATCGCTCAGAAGATTATGAAGGATATCATGAACGAGCTCGACCTATGGTGCTCCATAGGAATTTCAGAAAATAAGTTTCTCGCAAAAATGGCATCGGAAATGAAAAAGCCTTTGGGAATAACCGAAGTATGGCAGAAGGATGTTAAAGAGAAGATCTGGCCATTGCCTGTAAGGGAAATGTATGGCATAGGCCGTCAAACAGAGAAAAAACTTTCAAACCTGGCTATTTACACAATAGGCGATCTGGCCTGCTGTGACAGAAAGCTCCTGACGAAAAATTTGGGCAAATGGGGTGAAGAACTGCAAAAGCTGGCCAATGGGATAGATTTGTCACCGGTGACCGAGCATCCCCATCATGACAGCAAGTCCATAAGCCGCTCAACAACCCTGCCCAGGGATATAACAGACATAGATGAGGCCAAAACTGTCTTGCTCAGGCTTTCCGAGGAAGTAGGCGCGGAAGCAAGGGCATATGGATATAAAGGCAGGACAGTTTCCATAACTATAAAATATAAGGATTTTCATTCCATCACCCGACAGAAGTCCATCAATCCGACTTATCTCACAAGGGATATATACAGGACGGGCATAAGCCTTCTTGAGGAAAACTGGGACAAACACCGTCCCGTACGGCTGCTGGGTATCGGCCTGGATAACTTTAATGACAGCGACGATATGGAAAGACAGATATCACTGTTCGATATAATGGAGGAAGCGGATAGCAGCACCTCCGGGAGCCGTGTTCGGGAAGAAAACCTGGAAAAAGCTATAGACAGCATCCGGGCAAAATACGGTAAGGACATCGTAAAAAGGGCAAAAGTCATCGGCAATAACTTAATAAGCAGTAGCAGCGCGGAAAAGAAGGACCCGTTTAGCATATAA
- a CDS encoding LysM peptidoglycan-binding domain-containing protein, with amino-acid sequence MIIHVVRPGESIYTISRQYGVPASKIIADNELRFPNRLVVGQTLVILEGERRHTVAPGQSLYTIARLYGTSVNALLAANPGITDPASISVGQVIIIPPRTINFGNIEVNGYAFPNINMDVLRRTLPYLTYLSIFSYEVNADGSLRTIDDDALIQAAYAANVAPMMVITNIEEGGGFSSDIAHSILTNNEAQDALINNVTRILGEKDYYGLAIDFEYIYPYDRESYNNFLRRITSALRPLGYVIATALAPKIAATQQGILYEAHDYPVHGALVNHVIIMTYEWGYTYSPPMAVAPINEIRRVLNYAVTAIPRNKIFMGIPNYGYNWTLPFTPGTAARTISNTGAVDLAANVGAVIQYDTISQAPFFNYYDENGRRHEVWFEDARSILAKLTLANEFRVGGISYWTIGSFFPQNWLVLSSVYNIVKLF; translated from the coding sequence TTGATTATTCATGTAGTAAGACCCGGTGAAAGTATATACACCATTTCAAGGCAGTATGGCGTGCCGGCGTCCAAAATTATCGCTGACAATGAGTTAAGATTTCCAAACCGGCTTGTTGTGGGACAAACACTTGTAATTTTGGAAGGAGAGCGCAGGCATACGGTTGCTCCGGGGCAATCCTTATACACGATAGCCCGGCTGTATGGCACAAGCGTAAATGCTCTTCTGGCAGCAAATCCCGGGATAACGGATCCTGCTTCCATATCTGTGGGCCAGGTAATAATAATACCGCCCAGAACCATCAATTTCGGAAACATCGAGGTTAACGGATATGCTTTTCCCAACATCAATATGGATGTACTCAGGAGGACCCTTCCCTATCTGACATATTTGAGCATATTCAGCTACGAAGTAAATGCCGACGGCTCTTTAAGAACCATCGATGATGATGCCCTGATACAGGCAGCCTATGCGGCTAATGTTGCTCCAATGATGGTAATAACAAACATAGAAGAAGGTGGCGGCTTCAGCAGCGATATCGCCCACTCGATTTTAACGAATAATGAAGCCCAGGACGCCCTTATAAACAACGTCACAAGAATTTTAGGTGAGAAGGATTACTACGGACTGGCTATAGATTTTGAATATATCTATCCCTATGACAGGGAAAGCTACAATAACTTCCTGAGAAGAATAACCTCAGCTTTAAGACCTCTTGGTTATGTCATAGCAACTGCTTTAGCTCCTAAAATCGCGGCTACCCAGCAGGGCATACTTTATGAAGCCCATGATTACCCAGTACATGGAGCTCTTGTAAACCATGTCATAATAATGACTTATGAATGGGGTTACACATATAGTCCTCCTATGGCTGTTGCCCCAATAAATGAAATAAGGAGAGTTCTAAACTATGCTGTAACCGCGATCCCCCGGAATAAAATCTTCATGGGCATACCGAATTACGGATACAACTGGACACTGCCTTTTACTCCCGGAACCGCAGCCAGGACCATATCCAATACAGGTGCTGTTGACCTCGCAGCAAATGTGGGCGCCGTAATACAGTATGACACCATATCCCAGGCACCTTTCTTCAACTATTATGATGAGAACGGCAGAAGACATGAGGTATGGTTTGAAGATGCAAGGAGCATTCTGGCAAAGCTTACACTGGCAAATGAATTCAGAGTAGGAGGTATAAGCTACTGGACCATTGGCAGCTTCTTCCCGCAAAACTGGCTCGTCCTAAGCTCGGTTTACAATATAGTCAAGTTATTTTAA
- a CDS encoding sporulation peptidase YabG: MNSLKIGDIVARKSYNADISFVIDRIEIGSNGKPVYILRGLLHRIQADTDDENDLIKQTYRSAIESMKRNVIMATRHVPQYRRSNPLLRYSPFRARAGKILHIDSSREFIDMCMQNYKKAGLHATSIHAEESRQPELIRGALERYRPDILVVTGHDGIKKGSVDLNSINSYRNSKYYIQSVKEARKYEPNDDKLCIFAGACQSYYEGIMNAGANFASSPGRILINALDPAIVAEKVALTSSRTFVTPEQISRITVSGADGIWGKKTRGHLKL, encoded by the coding sequence GTGAATAGCTTAAAAATAGGAGACATTGTTGCAAGGAAATCTTATAACGCAGATATATCTTTTGTAATTGACAGAATAGAAATTGGTTCCAATGGGAAACCCGTATATATTTTGCGGGGCCTTCTCCATAGAATCCAGGCAGACACTGATGATGAAAATGATCTCATAAAGCAAACCTATAGAAGCGCCATTGAAAGCATGAAAAGAAATGTAATAATGGCAACGCGGCATGTACCACAGTATAGGCGATCCAATCCCCTCTTAAGATACAGCCCCTTCCGGGCAAGAGCCGGTAAAATTCTGCATATAGATTCCAGCAGGGAATTTATAGATATGTGCATGCAGAATTACAAAAAGGCAGGTCTTCATGCAACAAGCATCCACGCGGAAGAGAGCAGACAGCCGGAACTTATAAGAGGCGCCCTGGAGAGATACCGTCCCGATATTCTTGTCGTTACCGGCCACGACGGTATAAAAAAAGGATCTGTGGATCTTAATTCCATAAACAGTTACAGGAACTCAAAATATTATATACAATCCGTTAAAGAAGCCAGAAAATATGAGCCCAATGATGATAAACTATGCATATTCGCAGGTGCATGCCAGTCCTATTATGAAGGTATTATGAACGCAGGAGCCAATTTTGCCAGTTCACCGGGAAGGATATTGATCAACGCTTTAGATCCGGCAATTGTAGCAGAAAAAGTAGCCCTCACCAGTTCAAGAACCTTCGTCACTCCCGAACAGATATCAAGAATAACTGTATCCGGTGCCGATGGCATATGGGGCAAAAAAACAAGAGGCCATCTAAAGCTGTGA
- a CDS encoding LysM peptidoglycan-binding domain-containing protein — translation MFKKGRLKTLFSAAFVCFGLLVIAPGVANAASYKVVKGDSLYTISKLFNTSVSAIQSSNNIKGTVIYPGQVLNVPAATYTVKSGDSLYLIAKKHGISLDSLRKANNKWDDMIYPGQTLIIPGTSSTSAGTSSGTSTSGGNGAKAVVSYSESDVDLLARLIRAEAESQPYEAQVAVGAVVINRVQSDEWPNTIKSVIYQKIGNYYQFSPVENGWINRPATDESKKAAYAALYGSDPSNGAIFYFDDSTTNKWIWSRPIAARIGRMVYTY, via the coding sequence ATGTTTAAGAAAGGCAGATTAAAAACTTTATTTTCTGCGGCATTTGTGTGCTTCGGACTGTTGGTGATAGCACCGGGTGTGGCTAATGCTGCATCCTACAAAGTAGTGAAGGGTGATTCGCTTTATACCATAAGCAAGCTCTTCAATACTTCGGTCTCTGCAATCCAGAGCAGTAATAATATAAAAGGAACAGTGATATATCCGGGACAGGTGTTAAATGTGCCTGCTGCGACGTATACCGTAAAAAGCGGGGATAGCTTATATCTAATAGCAAAAAAACACGGGATATCTCTTGATTCCTTAAGGAAAGCCAATAATAAGTGGGATGATATGATTTATCCGGGACAAACCCTTATTATACCCGGAACATCATCAACTTCTGCAGGGACTTCCTCAGGAACTTCAACATCCGGAGGAAATGGCGCAAAAGCTGTGGTTTCCTACAGTGAAAGCGACGTAGACCTTCTGGCAAGGCTTATAAGAGCGGAGGCAGAAAGCCAGCCGTATGAAGCTCAGGTTGCTGTTGGTGCTGTTGTTATAAACAGGGTGCAGAGTGATGAATGGCCGAATACTATAAAAAGCGTAATATATCAGAAGATTGGGAACTACTATCAGTTCAGCCCGGTAGAGAACGGGTGGATTAACAGGCCGGCAACGGATGAATCCAAGAAAGCAGCTTATGCGGCTTTGTATGGAAGTGATCCAAGCAACGGCGCCATATTCTATTTCGATGACAGCACAACGAATAAGTGGATATGGTCGAGACCTATAGCAGCAAGAATAGGCAGGATGGTATACACATACTAG
- a CDS encoding AraC family transcriptional regulator, with translation MPLSIVVNEENYSKYTHFIPYIRYCAEDKYYSPWELNRRKISDYELIFITEGEGLFVIGDRTYEVSPNDLIFLKPEVFHSGKSLTTPFKFLCMHFDLYVSKPADDLQMLKQAYYETIPLKPVKYHKAVVEFPEHIAISNSSHVHMLFRRIINETERQLAGFNSVIKSIFTDLLINLYRQKCSQLPENIRSNEVLLAVDYIKSNYMNRITLTDLSNHVHLQPTYLSGLFKKQTGHSVTEFINLHRISVSKKLLLETNRKIHDIANDVGFYDLHHFSRVFKKYEGLTPVQYRQIRL, from the coding sequence ATGCCGTTATCCATAGTGGTTAATGAGGAAAACTATTCAAAGTATACTCATTTTATCCCCTACATAAGATATTGCGCCGAAGATAAATATTACAGCCCCTGGGAGCTCAACAGAAGAAAAATCAGCGACTATGAGCTTATTTTTATAACCGAAGGGGAGGGCCTGTTTGTGATTGGGGACAGGACATATGAAGTGTCCCCCAATGATTTGATTTTCCTCAAACCGGAAGTGTTCCATTCGGGGAAATCCCTCACTACCCCTTTCAAATTCCTGTGCATGCATTTTGATTTATATGTGTCCAAACCTGCAGATGACTTGCAGATGCTTAAGCAAGCCTACTACGAAACCATACCTTTAAAGCCCGTAAAATATCATAAAGCGGTTGTGGAGTTTCCTGAGCATATTGCCATAAGCAATTCAAGCCATGTGCATATGCTGTTTCGCAGGATTATCAATGAAACGGAGAGGCAGCTGGCAGGATTCAATTCCGTCATCAAATCCATCTTTACCGACCTTCTTATCAACCTTTACAGGCAGAAATGCAGCCAGCTTCCCGAAAATATCAGGTCCAACGAGGTTTTGCTGGCGGTGGATTACATAAAGAGCAATTACATGAACCGCATCACTTTAACAGACCTGTCAAACCATGTCCATTTGCAGCCAACTTATTTAAGCGGGCTTTTTAAAAAACAGACCGGGCATTCCGTTACAGAATTTATTAATCTTCACAGGATATCCGTTTCAAAGAAACTGCTTCTTGAGACCAACAGAAAAATTCATGATATAGCAAACGATGTAGGATTTTATGACTTACATCACTTTTCCAGAGTATTTAAAAAATATGAAGGGCTGACTCCCGTACAGTACAGGCAAATCCGATTGTGA